One Hippoglossus hippoglossus isolate fHipHip1 chromosome 13, fHipHip1.pri, whole genome shotgun sequence genomic window carries:
- the LOC117773465 gene encoding clathrin heavy chain 1 isoform X1: MAQILPIRFQEHLQLQNLGINPANIGFSTLTMESDKFICIREKVGEQAQVVIIDLGDPNNPIRRPISADSAIMNPASKVIALKDAAKTLQIFNIEMKSKMKAHTMTDDVTFWKWISLNTVALVTDNAVYHWSMEGDSQPIKVFDRHSSLAGCQIINYRTDAKQKWLLLIGISAQQNRVVGAMQLYSVDRKVSQPIEGHAAGFAQFKMEGNTEESTLFCFAVRGQAGGKLHIIEVGTPPTGNQPFPKKAVDVFFPPEAQNDFPVAMQISSKQDVVFLITKYGYIHLYDLETGTCIYMNRISGETIFVTAPHEPTAGIIGVNRKGQVLSVCVEEENIIPYITNVLQNPDLALRMAVRNNLAGAEELFARKFNTLFAAGNYSEAAKVAANAPKGILRTPDTIRRFQSVPAQPGQTSPLLQYFGILLDQGQLNKFESLELCRPVLQQGRKQLLEKWLKEDKLECSEELGDLVKSVDPTLALSVYLRANVPNKVIQCFAETGQFQKIVLYAKKVGYTPDWIFLLRNVMRISPEQGLQFSQMLVQDEEPLADITQIVDVFMEYNLIQQCTSFLLDALKNNRPMEGPLQTRLLEMNLVHAPQVADAILGNQMFTHYDRAHVAQLCEKAGLLQRALEHYTDLYDIKRAVVHTHLLNPEWLVNFFGSLSVEDSLECLRAMLSANIRQNLQICVQVASKYHEQLSTQSLTELFESFKSFEGLFYFLGSIVNFSQDPEVHFKYIQAACKTGQIKEVERICRESNCYDPERVKNFLKEAKLTDQLPLIIVCDRFDFVHDLVLYLYRNSLQKYIEIYVQKVNPSRLPVVIGGLLDVDCAEDVIKNLIMVVRGQFSTDELVAEVEKRNRLKLLLPWLEARIHEGCEEPATHNALAKIYIDSNNNPERFLRENPYYDSCVVGKYCEKRDPHLACVAYERGQCDQELIHVCNENSLFKSLSRYLVRRKNPELWASVLLETNNYRRPLIDQVVQTALSETQDPEEVSVTVKAFMTADLPNELIELLEKIVLDNSVFSEHRNLQNLLILTAIKADRTRVMEYINRLDNYDAPDIANIAISNELFEEAFAIFRKFDVNTSAVQVLIEHIGNLDRAYEFAERCNEPPVWSQLAKAQLQKGLVKEAIDSYIKADDPSAYMEVGQAAAQSGNWEDLVKFLQMARKKARESYVETELIFALAKTNRLAELEEFINGPNNAHIQQVGDRCYDDKMYDAAKLLYNNVSNFGRLASTLVHLGEYQAAVDGARKANSTRTWKEVCFACVDGKEFRLAQMCGLHIVVHADELEELINYYQDRGYFEELITMLEAALGLERAHMGMFTELAILYSKFKPQKMREHLELFWSRVNIPKVLRAAEQAHLWAELVFLYDKYEEYDNAIITMMNHPADAWKEGQFKDIVTKVANVELYYKAIHFYLDFKPLLLNDLLIVLSPRLDHTRAVNFFSKVKQLPLVKPYLRSVQNHNNKSVNEALNNLFIIEEDYAALRTSIDAYDNFDNISLAQGLEKHELIEFRRIAAYLFKGNNRWKQSVELCKKDKLYKDAMQYASESKDTELAEELLAWFLNEDKKECFAACLFTCYDLLRPDVVLETAWRHNIMDFSMPYFIQVMREYLSKVDAIKEKVDKLEASESLRKQEEQATESQPIVYGTPQLMLTAGPNVAVPPQQAYGYGYTAAPGYAQPPQPNFGYGM; the protein is encoded by the exons CGGCTAAGACCCTGCAGATCTTCAACATTGAGATGAAGAGCAAGATGAAGGCTCACACAATGACAGATGACGTGACCTTCTGGAAATGGATATCCCTCAACACTGTTGCCCTGGTCACAGACAACGCAGTCTACCATTGGAGCATGGAGGGGGACTCTCAGCCAATCAAAGTCTTTGACCGTCACTCTAGCCTGGCTGGCTGCCAGATCATCAACTATCGCACCGACGCAAAACAGAAGTGGCTGCTGCTCATTGGCATTTCAGCACAG CAAAATCGTGTAGTCGGAGCCATGCAGCTATACTCAGTGGACAGGAAGGTGTCTCAGCCCATTGAGGGCCATGCCGCTGGCTTTGCACAGTTCAAGATGGAGGGCAACACTGAAGAGTCAACTCTGTTCTGCTTTGCTGTGCGAGGACAGGCAGGAGGAAAA cTGCATATCATTGAAGTGGGGACTCCACCAACTGGGAACCAGCCATTTCCAAAGAAAGCTGTcgatgttttctttcctccagaaGCTCAGAATGACTTCCCTGTTGCCATGCAG ATCAGCTCAAAGCAAGATGTCGTCTTTCTCATCACCAAATACGGCTACATCCACCTGTACGACCTGGAGACTGGTACTTGCATCTACATGAACAGGATCAGCGGGGAGACCATCTTTGTCACTGCCCCCCATGAGCCCACTGCTGGTATCATAGGAGTCAACAGAAAAGGACAG GTGTTGTCGGTGTGCGTTGAGGAGGAAAACATCATTCCCTACATTACCAATGTGCTCCAGAACCCGGACCTGGCTCTTCGCATGGCTGTCCGCAACAACCTTGCCGGTGCTGAGGAGCTGTTCGCCCGCAAGTTCAACACCCTCTTTGCAGCTGGGAATTACTCAGAAGCTGCCAAGGTGGCAGCCAATGCGCCCAAG GGTATCCTGCGAACCCCAGACACTATCCGTCGTTTCCAGAGTGTTCCAGCGCAACCAGGCCAGACATCTCCTCTGCTCCAGTACTTTGGCATCCTGTTGGACCAAGGCCAGCTTAATAAGTTTGAGTCTCTGGAGCTGTGCAGGCCTGTCCTCCAGCAGGGCCGCAAGCAGCTACTAGAGAAATGGCTGAAAGAGGACAAG ctcgAGTGCTCTGAGGAGCTCGGAGACTTGGTGAAGTCTGTCGATCCAACTCTTGCCCTCAGTGTCTACCTCAGAGCCAATGTCCCCAATAAGGTCATTCAATGCTTTGCAGAAACTGGTCAGTTCCAGAAGATTGTCCTCTACGCGAAGAAG GTGGGCTACACTCCAGACTGGATCTTCCTGCTGAGGAACGTAATGCGGATCAGTCCAGAGCAGGGACTTCAGTTCTCCCAGATGCTGGTTCAGGATGAAGAGCCACTTGCTGACATTACACAG ATTGTTGACGTGTTCATGGAGTACAACCTGATCCAGCAGTGCACATCCTTTCTACTAGATGCCCTGAAGAACAACAGACCAATGGAGGGACCACTGCAGACACGCCTGCTGGAAATGAATCTGGTCCATGCACCACAG GTTGCAGACGCAATCCTGGGCAATCAGATGTTCACCCACTACGATCGTGCACATGTGGCACAGCTGTGTGAGAAGGCCGGTctcctgcagagggcgctggAGCATTATACTGACCTGTATGACATAAAGCGTGCTGTGgtgcacacacaccttctcaACCCAGAG tggtTGGTGAATTTCTTTGGCTCCTTGTCAGTGGAGGACTCTCTGGAGTGCCTTAGGGCCATGCTGTCCGCAAACATCCGCCAGAACCTGCAGATCTGTGTGCAAGTGGCCTCCAAGTACCACGAGCAGCTCAGTACTCAGTCCCTCACTGAACTGTTTGAGTCATTCAAGAGCTTTGAGG GTTTGTTCTACTTCTTGGGTTCCATTGTGAACTTCAGCCAGGATCCAGAGGTCCACTTCAAATACATCCAGGCTGCTTGTAAGACAGGCCAGATTAAAGAAGTGGAGAGAATCTGCAGAGAGAGTAACTGCTATGATCCTGAACGTGTGAAGAACTTCCTCAAG GAAGCCAAGCTGACTGACCAGCTGCCTTTAATCATTGTGTGTGATCGCTTTGACTTTGTCCATGATCTGGTGCTGTACCTGTACCGCAACAGCCTGCAGAAATACATTGAAATCTATGTGCAGAAG GTGAACCCAAGCCGTCTCCCAGTCGTCATTGGAGGGTTACTGGATGTAGACTGTGCCGAGGATGTGATTAAGAACCTTATCATGGTGGTGCGAGGACAGTTCTCCACAGATGAATTGGTCGCTGAAGTGGAGAAAAGAAATAG GCTGAAGCTGCTGCTACCTTGGTTGGAGGCTCGTATTCATGAAGGTTGCGAGGAGCCCGCTACCCACAATGCTCTCGCCAAGATCTACAttgacagcaacaacaacccTGAGCGCTTCCTGAGGGAGAACCCCTACTACGACAGCTGTGTGGTCGGCAAGTACTGTGAGAAGAGGGACCCCCACCTGGCCTGTGTGGCCTATGAAAGAGGACAGTGTGACCAGGAACTGATTCAT GTGTGCAATGAGAACTCTCTGTTCAAGAGTCTGTCCCGCTACCTTGTGCGCCGCAAGAACCCTGAGTTGTGGGCGAGTGTGCTGCTGGAGACCAACAACTACAGAAGACCCCTTATTGATCAG GTTGTACAGACAGCCTTGTCAGAGACCCAGGATCCAGAGGAGGTGTCTGTCACAGTCAAGGCTTTCATGACTGCTGACCTTCCCAATGAGCTCATCGAGCTGCTGGAGAAGATTGTCCTGGATAACTCTGTCTTCAGCGAGCACAG AAACCTCCAGAATCTGCTCATCCTGACTGCCATCAAAGCTGATCGGACACGTGTGATGGAGTACATCAACCGTCTGGACAACTACGATGCCCCAGACATCGCTAACATCGCCATCAGCAATGAGCTCTTTGAGGAGGCCTTTGCTATTTTCAGAAAATTTGATGTCAACACTTCCGCTGTGCAG GTTTTGATTGAGCACATCGGTAACCTAGACAGGGCTTATGAGTTTGCTGAACGCTGCAATGAGCCACCAGTGTGGAGTCAGCTGGCAAAGGCCCAGCTTCAGAAGGGCCTGGTCAAAGAAGCCATAGACTCCTACATCAAAGCTGATGACCCCTCTGCTTATATGGAAGTGGGACAGGCTGCAGCACAAAGTG GGAACTGGGAGGACCTGGTGAAGTTCCTGCAGATGGCCCGTAAGAAGGCCCGTGAGTCGTATGTTGAAACAGAGTTGATCTTTGCCCTGGCCAAGACCAACCGCCTGGCTGAGCTGGAGGAGTTCATCAATGGACCCAATAATGCTCACATTCAGCAA GTGGGTGACCGCTGCTATGATGACAAGATGTACGATGCAGCTAAACTGCTTTATAACAATGTGTCCAACTTTGGCCGTCTGGCCTCTACTCTGGTCCACCTGGGAGAGTACCAGGCAGCTGTGGACGGAGCCCGAAAGGCCAACAGCACCCGTACCTGGAAGGAG gtgtgttttgcatgtgtaGATGGGAAGGAGTTCCGTCTCGCCCAAATGTGTGGCTTACATATTGTTGTCCACGCCGATGAACTGGAGGAACTCATCAACTACTACCAG GACCGTGGTTACTTTGAGGAGCTGATCACCATGCTGGAGGCCGCTCTCGGTCTGGAGCGTGCACACATGGGTATGTTCACAGAGCTCGCCATCCTCTATTCCAAATTCAAGCCACAGAAGATGAGGGAGCACTTGGAGCTCTTCTGGTCCCGTGTCAACATTCCAAAG GTTCTCAGGGCAGCAGAGCAGGCCCACCTCTGGGCAGAGCTGGTTTTCCTCTATGACAAGTACGAGGAGTACGACAATGCCATCATCACCATGATGAACCACCCAGCTGATGCCTGGAAGGAGGGCCAGTTCAAAGACATTGTCaccaag GTGGCCAATGTGGAGCTATACTACAAAGCCATCCATTTTTATCTGGACTTCAAACCGTTGTTACTGAACGACCTGCTCATCGTCCTCTCCCCAAGACTGGACCACACACGCGCTGTCAACTTCTTCAGCAAG GTGAAGCAGCTGCCTCTGGTAAAACCTTACCTAAGGTCTGTCCAGAATCACAACAACAAGTCAGTGAACGAGGCACTCAACAACCTCTTCATCATTGAGGAAGACTACGCG GCTCTGCGTACTTCCATCGATGCCTATGACAACTTCGACAACATCTCGCTGGCGCAGGGCCTGGAGAAGCACGAGCTGATAGAGTTCAGGAGGATTGCAGCCTACCTTTTCAAGGGCAATAACCGCTGGAAACAGAGCGTAGAGCTCTGCAAGAAGGACAAGCTCTACAAG GATGCCATGCAGTATGCGTCAGAGTCCAAAGACACGGAGCTGGCAGAGGAACTCCTGGCTTGGTTCCTGAATGAAGACAAGAAGGAGTGTTTTGCCGCCTGCCTTTTCACCTGCTATGACCTCCTGCGGCCCGACGTGGTGCTTGAGACTGCCTGGCGACACAACATCATGGACTTCTCCATGCCGTATTTCATCCAGGTCATGAGGGAGTATCTGTCTAAG GTTGATGCGATAAAGGAAAAG GTCGACAAACTTGAAGCCTCCGAGTCCctgaggaaacaggaggagcaggccaCAGAGTCTCAGCCCATTGTTTACG gcACACCCCAGCTCATGCTCACAGCAGGGCCCAACGTGGCTGTGCCTCCCCAGCAGGCCTACGGCTACGGCTACACAGCAGCACCAGGCTACGCCCAGCCGCCACAGCCCAACTTCGGTTACGgcatgtga
- the LOC117773465 gene encoding clathrin heavy chain 1 isoform X4 — MAQILPIRFQEHLQLQNLGINPANIGFSTLTMESDKFICIREKVGEQAQVVIIDLGDPNNPIRRPISADSAIMNPASKVIALKAAKTLQIFNIEMKSKMKAHTMTDDVTFWKWISLNTVALVTDNAVYHWSMEGDSQPIKVFDRHSSLAGCQIINYRTDAKQKWLLLIGISAQQNRVVGAMQLYSVDRKVSQPIEGHAAGFAQFKMEGNTEESTLFCFAVRGQAGGKLHIIEVGTPPTGNQPFPKKAVDVFFPPEAQNDFPVAMQISSKQDVVFLITKYGYIHLYDLETGTCIYMNRISGETIFVTAPHEPTAGIIGVNRKGQVLSVCVEEENIIPYITNVLQNPDLALRMAVRNNLAGAEELFARKFNTLFAAGNYSEAAKVAANAPKGILRTPDTIRRFQSVPAQPGQTSPLLQYFGILLDQGQLNKFESLELCRPVLQQGRKQLLEKWLKEDKLECSEELGDLVKSVDPTLALSVYLRANVPNKVIQCFAETGQFQKIVLYAKKVGYTPDWIFLLRNVMRISPEQGLQFSQMLVQDEEPLADITQIVDVFMEYNLIQQCTSFLLDALKNNRPMEGPLQTRLLEMNLVHAPQVADAILGNQMFTHYDRAHVAQLCEKAGLLQRALEHYTDLYDIKRAVVHTHLLNPEWLVNFFGSLSVEDSLECLRAMLSANIRQNLQICVQVASKYHEQLSTQSLTELFESFKSFEGLFYFLGSIVNFSQDPEVHFKYIQAACKTGQIKEVERICRESNCYDPERVKNFLKEAKLTDQLPLIIVCDRFDFVHDLVLYLYRNSLQKYIEIYVQKVNPSRLPVVIGGLLDVDCAEDVIKNLIMVVRGQFSTDELVAEVEKRNRLKLLLPWLEARIHEGCEEPATHNALAKIYIDSNNNPERFLRENPYYDSCVVGKYCEKRDPHLACVAYERGQCDQELIHVCNENSLFKSLSRYLVRRKNPELWASVLLETNNYRRPLIDQVVQTALSETQDPEEVSVTVKAFMTADLPNELIELLEKIVLDNSVFSEHRNLQNLLILTAIKADRTRVMEYINRLDNYDAPDIANIAISNELFEEAFAIFRKFDVNTSAVQVLIEHIGNLDRAYEFAERCNEPPVWSQLAKAQLQKGLVKEAIDSYIKADDPSAYMEVGQAAAQSGNWEDLVKFLQMARKKARESYVETELIFALAKTNRLAELEEFINGPNNAHIQQVGDRCYDDKMYDAAKLLYNNVSNFGRLASTLVHLGEYQAAVDGARKANSTRTWKEVCFACVDGKEFRLAQMCGLHIVVHADELEELINYYQDRGYFEELITMLEAALGLERAHMGMFTELAILYSKFKPQKMREHLELFWSRVNIPKVLRAAEQAHLWAELVFLYDKYEEYDNAIITMMNHPADAWKEGQFKDIVTKVANVELYYKAIHFYLDFKPLLLNDLLIVLSPRLDHTRAVNFFSKVKQLPLVKPYLRSVQNHNNKSVNEALNNLFIIEEDYAALRTSIDAYDNFDNISLAQGLEKHELIEFRRIAAYLFKGNNRWKQSVELCKKDKLYKDAMQYASESKDTELAEELLAWFLNEDKKECFAACLFTCYDLLRPDVVLETAWRHNIMDFSMPYFIQVMREYLSKVDKLEASESLRKQEEQATESQPIVYGTPQLMLTAGPNVAVPPQQAYGYGYTAAPGYAQPPQPNFGYGM, encoded by the exons CGGCTAAGACCCTGCAGATCTTCAACATTGAGATGAAGAGCAAGATGAAGGCTCACACAATGACAGATGACGTGACCTTCTGGAAATGGATATCCCTCAACACTGTTGCCCTGGTCACAGACAACGCAGTCTACCATTGGAGCATGGAGGGGGACTCTCAGCCAATCAAAGTCTTTGACCGTCACTCTAGCCTGGCTGGCTGCCAGATCATCAACTATCGCACCGACGCAAAACAGAAGTGGCTGCTGCTCATTGGCATTTCAGCACAG CAAAATCGTGTAGTCGGAGCCATGCAGCTATACTCAGTGGACAGGAAGGTGTCTCAGCCCATTGAGGGCCATGCCGCTGGCTTTGCACAGTTCAAGATGGAGGGCAACACTGAAGAGTCAACTCTGTTCTGCTTTGCTGTGCGAGGACAGGCAGGAGGAAAA cTGCATATCATTGAAGTGGGGACTCCACCAACTGGGAACCAGCCATTTCCAAAGAAAGCTGTcgatgttttctttcctccagaaGCTCAGAATGACTTCCCTGTTGCCATGCAG ATCAGCTCAAAGCAAGATGTCGTCTTTCTCATCACCAAATACGGCTACATCCACCTGTACGACCTGGAGACTGGTACTTGCATCTACATGAACAGGATCAGCGGGGAGACCATCTTTGTCACTGCCCCCCATGAGCCCACTGCTGGTATCATAGGAGTCAACAGAAAAGGACAG GTGTTGTCGGTGTGCGTTGAGGAGGAAAACATCATTCCCTACATTACCAATGTGCTCCAGAACCCGGACCTGGCTCTTCGCATGGCTGTCCGCAACAACCTTGCCGGTGCTGAGGAGCTGTTCGCCCGCAAGTTCAACACCCTCTTTGCAGCTGGGAATTACTCAGAAGCTGCCAAGGTGGCAGCCAATGCGCCCAAG GGTATCCTGCGAACCCCAGACACTATCCGTCGTTTCCAGAGTGTTCCAGCGCAACCAGGCCAGACATCTCCTCTGCTCCAGTACTTTGGCATCCTGTTGGACCAAGGCCAGCTTAATAAGTTTGAGTCTCTGGAGCTGTGCAGGCCTGTCCTCCAGCAGGGCCGCAAGCAGCTACTAGAGAAATGGCTGAAAGAGGACAAG ctcgAGTGCTCTGAGGAGCTCGGAGACTTGGTGAAGTCTGTCGATCCAACTCTTGCCCTCAGTGTCTACCTCAGAGCCAATGTCCCCAATAAGGTCATTCAATGCTTTGCAGAAACTGGTCAGTTCCAGAAGATTGTCCTCTACGCGAAGAAG GTGGGCTACACTCCAGACTGGATCTTCCTGCTGAGGAACGTAATGCGGATCAGTCCAGAGCAGGGACTTCAGTTCTCCCAGATGCTGGTTCAGGATGAAGAGCCACTTGCTGACATTACACAG ATTGTTGACGTGTTCATGGAGTACAACCTGATCCAGCAGTGCACATCCTTTCTACTAGATGCCCTGAAGAACAACAGACCAATGGAGGGACCACTGCAGACACGCCTGCTGGAAATGAATCTGGTCCATGCACCACAG GTTGCAGACGCAATCCTGGGCAATCAGATGTTCACCCACTACGATCGTGCACATGTGGCACAGCTGTGTGAGAAGGCCGGTctcctgcagagggcgctggAGCATTATACTGACCTGTATGACATAAAGCGTGCTGTGgtgcacacacaccttctcaACCCAGAG tggtTGGTGAATTTCTTTGGCTCCTTGTCAGTGGAGGACTCTCTGGAGTGCCTTAGGGCCATGCTGTCCGCAAACATCCGCCAGAACCTGCAGATCTGTGTGCAAGTGGCCTCCAAGTACCACGAGCAGCTCAGTACTCAGTCCCTCACTGAACTGTTTGAGTCATTCAAGAGCTTTGAGG GTTTGTTCTACTTCTTGGGTTCCATTGTGAACTTCAGCCAGGATCCAGAGGTCCACTTCAAATACATCCAGGCTGCTTGTAAGACAGGCCAGATTAAAGAAGTGGAGAGAATCTGCAGAGAGAGTAACTGCTATGATCCTGAACGTGTGAAGAACTTCCTCAAG GAAGCCAAGCTGACTGACCAGCTGCCTTTAATCATTGTGTGTGATCGCTTTGACTTTGTCCATGATCTGGTGCTGTACCTGTACCGCAACAGCCTGCAGAAATACATTGAAATCTATGTGCAGAAG GTGAACCCAAGCCGTCTCCCAGTCGTCATTGGAGGGTTACTGGATGTAGACTGTGCCGAGGATGTGATTAAGAACCTTATCATGGTGGTGCGAGGACAGTTCTCCACAGATGAATTGGTCGCTGAAGTGGAGAAAAGAAATAG GCTGAAGCTGCTGCTACCTTGGTTGGAGGCTCGTATTCATGAAGGTTGCGAGGAGCCCGCTACCCACAATGCTCTCGCCAAGATCTACAttgacagcaacaacaacccTGAGCGCTTCCTGAGGGAGAACCCCTACTACGACAGCTGTGTGGTCGGCAAGTACTGTGAGAAGAGGGACCCCCACCTGGCCTGTGTGGCCTATGAAAGAGGACAGTGTGACCAGGAACTGATTCAT GTGTGCAATGAGAACTCTCTGTTCAAGAGTCTGTCCCGCTACCTTGTGCGCCGCAAGAACCCTGAGTTGTGGGCGAGTGTGCTGCTGGAGACCAACAACTACAGAAGACCCCTTATTGATCAG GTTGTACAGACAGCCTTGTCAGAGACCCAGGATCCAGAGGAGGTGTCTGTCACAGTCAAGGCTTTCATGACTGCTGACCTTCCCAATGAGCTCATCGAGCTGCTGGAGAAGATTGTCCTGGATAACTCTGTCTTCAGCGAGCACAG AAACCTCCAGAATCTGCTCATCCTGACTGCCATCAAAGCTGATCGGACACGTGTGATGGAGTACATCAACCGTCTGGACAACTACGATGCCCCAGACATCGCTAACATCGCCATCAGCAATGAGCTCTTTGAGGAGGCCTTTGCTATTTTCAGAAAATTTGATGTCAACACTTCCGCTGTGCAG GTTTTGATTGAGCACATCGGTAACCTAGACAGGGCTTATGAGTTTGCTGAACGCTGCAATGAGCCACCAGTGTGGAGTCAGCTGGCAAAGGCCCAGCTTCAGAAGGGCCTGGTCAAAGAAGCCATAGACTCCTACATCAAAGCTGATGACCCCTCTGCTTATATGGAAGTGGGACAGGCTGCAGCACAAAGTG GGAACTGGGAGGACCTGGTGAAGTTCCTGCAGATGGCCCGTAAGAAGGCCCGTGAGTCGTATGTTGAAACAGAGTTGATCTTTGCCCTGGCCAAGACCAACCGCCTGGCTGAGCTGGAGGAGTTCATCAATGGACCCAATAATGCTCACATTCAGCAA GTGGGTGACCGCTGCTATGATGACAAGATGTACGATGCAGCTAAACTGCTTTATAACAATGTGTCCAACTTTGGCCGTCTGGCCTCTACTCTGGTCCACCTGGGAGAGTACCAGGCAGCTGTGGACGGAGCCCGAAAGGCCAACAGCACCCGTACCTGGAAGGAG gtgtgttttgcatgtgtaGATGGGAAGGAGTTCCGTCTCGCCCAAATGTGTGGCTTACATATTGTTGTCCACGCCGATGAACTGGAGGAACTCATCAACTACTACCAG GACCGTGGTTACTTTGAGGAGCTGATCACCATGCTGGAGGCCGCTCTCGGTCTGGAGCGTGCACACATGGGTATGTTCACAGAGCTCGCCATCCTCTATTCCAAATTCAAGCCACAGAAGATGAGGGAGCACTTGGAGCTCTTCTGGTCCCGTGTCAACATTCCAAAG GTTCTCAGGGCAGCAGAGCAGGCCCACCTCTGGGCAGAGCTGGTTTTCCTCTATGACAAGTACGAGGAGTACGACAATGCCATCATCACCATGATGAACCACCCAGCTGATGCCTGGAAGGAGGGCCAGTTCAAAGACATTGTCaccaag GTGGCCAATGTGGAGCTATACTACAAAGCCATCCATTTTTATCTGGACTTCAAACCGTTGTTACTGAACGACCTGCTCATCGTCCTCTCCCCAAGACTGGACCACACACGCGCTGTCAACTTCTTCAGCAAG GTGAAGCAGCTGCCTCTGGTAAAACCTTACCTAAGGTCTGTCCAGAATCACAACAACAAGTCAGTGAACGAGGCACTCAACAACCTCTTCATCATTGAGGAAGACTACGCG GCTCTGCGTACTTCCATCGATGCCTATGACAACTTCGACAACATCTCGCTGGCGCAGGGCCTGGAGAAGCACGAGCTGATAGAGTTCAGGAGGATTGCAGCCTACCTTTTCAAGGGCAATAACCGCTGGAAACAGAGCGTAGAGCTCTGCAAGAAGGACAAGCTCTACAAG GATGCCATGCAGTATGCGTCAGAGTCCAAAGACACGGAGCTGGCAGAGGAACTCCTGGCTTGGTTCCTGAATGAAGACAAGAAGGAGTGTTTTGCCGCCTGCCTTTTCACCTGCTATGACCTCCTGCGGCCCGACGTGGTGCTTGAGACTGCCTGGCGACACAACATCATGGACTTCTCCATGCCGTATTTCATCCAGGTCATGAGGGAGTATCTGTCTAAG GTCGACAAACTTGAAGCCTCCGAGTCCctgaggaaacaggaggagcaggccaCAGAGTCTCAGCCCATTGTTTACG gcACACCCCAGCTCATGCTCACAGCAGGGCCCAACGTGGCTGTGCCTCCCCAGCAGGCCTACGGCTACGGCTACACAGCAGCACCAGGCTACGCCCAGCCGCCACAGCCCAACTTCGGTTACGgcatgtga